Part of the Siniperca chuatsi isolate FFG_IHB_CAS linkage group LG6, ASM2008510v1, whole genome shotgun sequence genome, TGTATAGGATCTTGGTGAAAAGAGAGCGCCTTGCAACATCCTCTCTTCGAGCAATTTCAGCCCTACAATGAGGAGTAAACGCACATGATAAAAAATGGCCACAGTACCACAATAACAGTGTAGTCCATCTTCAAGTCCTTTCATTTCCGATTTAGGGTTATCATATCATATAAAAACCTGCCAGTGGGTGAGATGAGTGGATTTCAACATATTTCAACATGTGTACTAAAAAGTCTTGAAAGAaagtaaaactgaattgaagTTCAAATCTCTTCCCCTTACTTGccatttcttacttttttttaagaaacCCAGACTCTATCTGTGTATCTGCTCTTACCTGGGGCAGAGTTCACTGGCGGTAATGTTTCCAGATGCAGACAGCTCGGGGATCAGGATGGACTCTCCTGGTTTCCTGCGTATCCTGGAGGCTTTCTCCCTGACCCGCTGCTCTATAGAGTCAAAGTCATGCCTCTCTGGAGGCACTGGTTTTGGGGGACCTTCTTCAATGGGGCCTTCTGATTCGCTCACCTCCTGGTCTTCATCTTCTGTGTCATCCTGTTCCTgacctttcttcttttttctctttttctttttggctttctgaaaacagtgaacATAGGATGTATgtgtattaatatatatatgtatattcacACAAGGTACAAGACTATGTTCAAACCAGAATTTGaacttcatttatttaatattcagCATTATAGATAGCAAAGGCCACTGCGATAAGGACTCAGCTTTGTACATGGGGCGagcactctaccaggtgagctaccagggtgcCCCTGATTTATCAGTTTAACTCTAATAGATAGGTACCTGTTTCCTTCTCCAGAGCTTCCACTCCTCCAGCTGTTTCTTGTACTCGGCCAGCTTTCTCTGGTAGTCCTCCTCGCTCTCTGCCTCCAATTCCACAACCTCTGCCAAGATTTCATCTTCGTACTCTCGCTCATCTGATGTCCGGTCCACATTCTCTCTGGAGCaaggttggaaaaaaaaacccccacagcACATTAATGACAAGGGTACAAGAACACTATAACgagaaaatacacaaattacCCAGCAAGCATTTGTTAAGGGTAGTAGTGAatgtgtacttttttttattattatttttttttaaagattttttttttcgggcatttttgcctttattggacagtgacagctgcagagagggacaggaaaggcaggagagCGAGgtgggatgacatgcagcaaagggccccgggtcgctgcggtaaggactcagccttaatggtatatgctctaccaggtgagccaGCAGGGCGCCCCGTGTACTCTCGGACAGATTTGTAAATAAGTTTCTACTGAAAGCACATCTCTGCACATAGTATTTTATTAACGTTCTAGGGAGCAGCACCAGCAAATGTAATATCACAGACATGGGCCAACTGTCTAACTACACAACTTGATTTACCTCCTGAGGTAGAGCTTATAGGGTGTGTTGGTAAACTTCTGAAAGTCTCTCAGGGCCTTGATCTCCTTCCACACTTTAACTATGTTCTTCAGCAGAGTCCTGTCTTTCTCCTGCTCACTGTCTCGCAACTGCCGAGTGTTCCTATGATATTCAGGGGAAAAACATACAGCAGGAATATTGCTTGTCACTGTTCTAAAGACTTAACAGGACTTGGATGGAACACAATCTTGGGAACTCACCGAACCTCCAGACTGTACTCAGATATCCTCTGCTGCATGGCTTTAGTGAGGCTCTGCCCGCCATGGACCTCAAGCATATTTCGCAGTGCACTCCTTAATCCATTCAACTACAGCACACgggaaacacaaaacacaccagaTATGTATGTGGCTTATTTGAATAATACAAGAAATTTCTAAATGTATTCAGGAATGTATTGAAGTTTCACAGAGTCGTGACAGCGttaagacacacagacagtcgGCTGATGAAGTTTACCTTGTCAGTAAGGTGTCCTGTAAGATTATTGTGCTGCCTGGTGAGGTACTGATCATACAGCTGAGCTAGACGGGCCCCAAGGACATGTTCGCGACTGAAGAGTGGGTGATGGGAGAAGATGAGCCCAGAGACATCAACATCAAGCTGATAGTCTCCCTCAGGGTCTGCTGCACCAGCGATATACAAATTTGCATATTTAGACTTCAGCGCCTGGGGGATAGAACAACATCATCCATCATGCAATGTTctggaaaataataatcacaatgaAATATACTCGGTGCTTGTGCTTTGCTTTTGCATGTATCTAAGTATGTGTGAAAGATTAAAGGAAGCACGATATAGTTGACAAGATTGATAGCACCATTGGGGAGAGCTGTAATGAAAATCATGTATGACAACAATGTACCATAAACACCCAACCGAACTACAATGAATGCTCTGATTTCTAGATGATCACATATGGCAGCTGCACCTGTCtccagaataaaaaaaatacatgtgaagACAAGAGTTCTTTGATGATACTGGTTGGATACACACTTGCTTCCCACTCAGACACTCTCAACCAGTGAACCACATCTGAATACTGTTTTGGATCTGTGTAACCTGCGTTGTCAGTTTTTTCAGGGTGTACATATTTGCCATATTTTGCCTCCATGATCAGTCACTGCATTGCAAACTTTGAGATTAATGAATTTAGAAGTGTGAATAAAGTCTAAAAGTAGCTGCTTCCAATAAGGATGCAGATGGACCATGCAATCACATAATTTGTCATCGATCTGTAACACCCAACTAACCATCATTTATGAGGTACGTTCCTTTTACACACTacacagataaaacattttacatgcatTATCCAACATTTACGCAAAACATATAATCCAAAAACAGCACTCAACAATGTGATTCGGGCTTTTCCAAAGATATTGTACTTAAGCGGTCTGTCCCAATACCCACACTCTTGGTATTTGGGAGTAGTCATGTGCCTACTTTTGTGACATATTTCTACTTCTGTGACATATTTCCGGTAACTGCCAGAGTGTCCAAGTGCCCATTAAAGACTGCGAGCGTGTGGAAGTTTATCAGAGCTCACTGGGACACACTTATTCAATGACGACATCCTTAACAGTGTCAGATATGCAATATTATTCTTATCAGTCCCATCAAGAAGAAGAGATTGTTAATAATAAGTGACAACCATCTGTTGAGGTTCTGCCATGACTTGAATGAATATgacatgaataataatattaatgctGAATCCAACTTGTCAAAAACTTCAACTTCTTCATGTCTGCTGATTAATATCAGTCCTAAAATCTGCCTATAGGCGCATTAATGCCATTAACTGGACTGGTGTGGCGCAGTAGGCCGTGGCGAATTGTGGGATACACTTAGCTCTGACCACTGCTTTGTAGCTGTATTAGGAAAAGTGCACATCAAGTGTGGGTTTAGTGCACTGTGTTGGCATTTTTCTGACTTGCCTActataataaaaagataaaaggaaaTACCTATAAAAGCTAAAATTCTATTTCAATTCCAGCTCTTCTTCAAAAGGTAACTTCATAGTTTGTATTTCTTAGCCCACAATGCCCAGTTGGAGTTTTGATGTAGCTGTATATTGTCTGTAGAGATGATATCACAGATGTGTCAGCCTCTACCTCTGCTCTATTCCCTGATAACAAACACCTCCCCCCTCCCTGTTCCTTTGTACCAAATGCCAAACTGCCCTTTTGCTTTTTTCAAAATGGCAAAGGGGTTAGAGAACACTCAAGTCTGAGGGTGCCACAACACtttcagtgtatgaatgtgcacAGTGCTTTAGATGTGGCAAATGAATGGAATGATCGAAGTAAGAGTCACAGTGGGCGTGTGTCTGACCTTCCTGTACACAGTGTGCAGTGTGGGGTCCAGGTCCTCCTCCATGTGGAAGAGAGGGGGTCTAGTGGATGATTCCTTTATGGGGTCAGGCAGAGCCATAATCCTGCCATCATCTCCAAACCACTTCTTTCccttaataaattattttaaaaaaagaaagatatatTTTAAAGAATTCCTGGATAAAGGTTCAGAGTCAGAGTGACACTGCTGAGCTGTCTGGCTGTTGGTTCAGATTACCTCCTCCATTTTCAAAACGCGGTTCTCCAGAATGTTCTCATTGGTCAGGGATACAGGAGGCCTCTCCCCTACATACAGACCCTCGTCCTCCAGATAACGAGGCTTCATGTTTTCAGGTAGTTTAATGGAGGTTGGGACTGTGACAATGATAGGTAAAGGCAGTTAAAGTTAACAATTTTAATGATAGTTAATGTCCTGAACAGAATATTAAATGACATTACAGTATCTGAAAGCTGTGGATGTGATGGTTTTGTACATTACAGAATACCTGTTCGAAAACTTGGCGTGAAAAGGAGCTCACTTTCTCGCTGAACAAGTTTTCTGTACCCAACATACTCTGCTTTCTTCACTTCCAGGAAGTCCTGGGACGATTGTTCAATGACGAATaaatcctcctcttcatctcgCACAAGAGGAGCTTCTTCACTCTAGGGCGGGACAAAGAATATGAGGCATTTGGAATCTACTCGGTCTTATGCAACTGCAGCTACAGAGCACGTGGAACTAATCATGATACACACAGATAATTTCTTGCAATATTATTTTTGGTGTCTTACCTGCACTTCATTTTCATCTTGATCATCTTCATCTACTTCAGCATCTTCCTGCTCTTCAaattcttctcctccttcttcatctctgtcctcctctgctatttttttctgtttttgtcttttcctgcTAATCTTCTCAGTCCCATCTTGTGGATCTGGCTCAAAGTCGAATGTAAAGAAATTGAAAGCCTCCTCAGCAGTTGGTAGGCCTTTTTCTACCTGTATTtgcaaagaataaataaataaataaatactacaaCACAAATCATTTGTTCTTACAACGATTGCAatcttgtttccagtcttactCGTCTTGCTGCTTCTCGGAACTTCACCCTGGTGCTGAGGGCCAGAGGGACATCATGTCTTCCAGCTCTGTCTGGATCAACCTGTAAAACACTAGGAGTTAAACCTCCACTGCTGGATTGGATTACATGGGTACAATCATGGCTAGAGGACCCTGTGCGGCCACAGCTGAGGTAGACGCTCACCTCTCGGTCAAACCTTGTAacagtgtctctgtctctgaggcTCTGTAGGCGACTGGCTGGCTCGAGAGAGGCCTCCTGCTCCTGAAGGCTCTCACCTTTAGACTGGAACATAAGAGGCCATACTTATACGTCAATACTTTCATCCAGgatttgtaaatatatatttttgcaaaacAGGTGGATTTGGAATGGGATATCTTTCATAATCTTATTCAAACACAAGCTAGCTTGTGCAAAAAAAGAAGTTGAGTTTACTCTGGCTGCTCTCAGTTTCTCTTCCAAGCGCTTTGTCACCAAGCTGTCTAAATGCTGAGAGCCGGGAGTATGTTGAATTCTCGAGGAGAAACCTAGAACACAAAGCACATCATGAAACAATAATTACATGTATTACTCAGTATTGTATTGTTACTGACACCGACAATCTCATAACAAATGTTGGAAAAGAGTGCTTGGTCAGCCTCTCagttttgtttacttattctttgataaGATATTTCCagatttaaatcataattttgttattttcatagttATTGAACTTGGCTAAAAGTGTTGTTtggcttttctttttataaaaaatgttttatgtactAAAACATCCTTATATGCTGCAAAATAAAGGATCATACAGTGCTGTTTTGGTACTGGAACAGTCAAAAAGCATAAAGGTAGAGAGGAAAGTTTAGAGAGAACATGGACACTAACCTCTCAGAGAACCAGTCGGAGGTCTTGACAAAACCACAGGGTCAGTTGGCGTTTCAGCTGATCCCTCATCTTCACTGTGCTGCTGAATGGTGGAGATCTCctccacatcatcatcatgggaCTCTTGGGCTGAAGACTGTTCAAGAAGCTAATATATGCCAAGAGGTGGAACAATTATGTATACATTTACTATTACAGCTTTTAAGTTACTATAAAACAGTTattaatggaataaaaaaaatgaaaactgaggGTGCAAGAGGAAGATGTACCCTTTTCTTCCGCCTCTGTCTCTGAGCCCTTAACGTGCGTTTCAGTGTCTCTCCTGGGTCTTCCTCACTGCTTTGAGGTTCCTGGTGTAACACAGGCATACAATTAAgacaaacagcaacagcaagACTGCATATGCAAACTGTACTTCTGTCCACACTGCTATGTAGCACAGCTACACAGCACGGGTTCATTGGCAGAGGGAAGAGAGTAGGAGATTGGTGTTGAGCAACTAGCAGCACACACAGGATGGCAACTGCAGCCTACAGGCTCagctacaaaacacacaccaacctTCATTGTAGTTTGTAGTTTCCCCTTACTCAATGTGGTAGATGGAACCAGAGCCTGTCGAGTATAATTAGATTTACTAAAGCGTTAGCGTCTCTTTTAtctgtgttattgtgtgtttctgagcACCTCCTCCAAGTCATGTCGAGTCTTGTCAAGGAGGGCTCTTGTTCAGTTTGTGCTGGATGATGAACTCGTACGAACGTTATACGGCTACTGCCAGTCCACAGAAACAATAGATCTGTATCTGTAACGTAATAACATTCATTTAGGATATAGCTTTTAAAACTTTACCTGAATGTCGtcctcatttttgttttttaccaacGTGTCTTGCAAGACACGTCGTTTCTTTCGCAGTTTTTCTCGAATGTCACTAGAACAGAAATAGAAGCAgtccttttaaaacaaatagaGCTAACTTTAGCTTAGAAAGCTAAAAGTGGCACTTCAGAGACGTAACGTAAGCATATAAGCTAGCTAACTTGATACATTAAAGCGGTTAATGGCAGGAACCAATAAGGGAACAGCTATTTACCTTGAGGAGGCCAGGGTGGCGATTATGTTTTCTTTACACTAATTAGTGCAGCAAAACGACCTGACTATGACCACTGTTGTGGTCTAGTCTGTATTATACCAGCTAACCTAACTCACAAcaatgtgtgtgtccctgtgctCGTATCGCTCGTGCCCAAGTTTGTCATTTTCCGAGCGAGAAATGTTCCTCTCAACACTTAACGTTAGCAAACGAGCGCCGTTATCGCTGCCTAGTAACGAGATAAACTACTTCGCGACcgaccttcttcttctttgatttaCTCACGGGCTACAAACCAACGTTAAAGGTGCATGTCGCCACCTACTGTATCGGAGTGTGTAACATCATGACtttaaccaaaactaacaaacggggaaaaaaacaaaacaaaataatgaacacTTTATAGATTGTATATTCTAGATATTAtacctgtttcttttaaatatctgaataaagccctttgaacctGTAACTGTTTATCCCCGGTGTCTAACAGACCTTTGATGCTCCGCTCCCTGCCCATCTCTACCACTCTGcccttcagtctctctctttctacactGAACCTCTTACATCCCATCAGCACGTGTTCAGCAGATTCCTTACAGCTACAAgtctcacatttatctgacactgaCTGTTTCATGGTATACAAGGTAGCATTGAGTCCTGTATGTCCTAGTCTTAGCCTAGAAAAGATAACATCTTCTTTCCTACATTTACCTCGATTATTTCTGACtctatttctgatttctgacagatttttggattttatagtATTCTCTACCCTTACTGTCATTATTCCACGTTTCCTGCCATGATGTCATTATTCCCTGATGGGTTAGTGATTTTGCTTCTGATCTCTCAAAACAAATTTCTGAAATGTCATTATCATGTTTGTTTAGTGCATTTTTAGTAACTTTATCTGCAATCTCATTTCCCTCTATTCCAATGTGCACTGGTATCCAACAGAAATTAACATCTATTCCTAGTTGCTGCGGATTCAGTAGGCTCACATAAACCTCAATTAAAAGATCCTCTTGGACTGTTTCTCctgactgtatttgtattttttcctttgtattgcagcagcagaatcagAACATATCACCACTTTAATCGGTTTAACCTCCTCTACCCACTGAAGACTGATGATGTCAGTTCTGCTGTGTATACTGATTTGAGATTCTCTTAATAATTCCTTTGTTAAATTCTGGGATGTATATACCCACCCCTATATGTTTGTTATTTGAGTTTTGATCcatctgtaaaaatattaattatgaTAACTTTTCTTCAAATACTCTTGAACCATGCGCCCAGTATTATTATTCCTGACTCTgtccactctctcctcttttctaatATTTGCAGATTTACTTTGGGTTGTGGAAATATCCATAATTTCCATGGGGAAATGCTGCTATGGATAACTGCTGGACTGTGTTGTATAGTATCTAATTTGTACTGTTTCACCTTCTTGTTAATGTCCCAGCCAAAGCCTTtaccagaaaatgttgtgtattccCAACAATTCTGCAGAACAATTTATGCTAAATTTCCATCTGCTCCTCCCTGGATTCTTATCCAGTATGTTAGTGGTAACTGAGTTCTCCTCAGATGCAGAGGCAGTTCACTGGATTCAACGAGCAATAACAAAACTATCTGAGATTTCTGATCCTACTTTAacttgaaatgttctgtttgatagAAAATCCATGATCCAAATATATAACCTTCCACCTATTCTTCTCGACCTACCTTGAAAGTAAGCTCCGATGCATCCAAAAcctttttcagctgttttggaTTTCCATTCGTCCGACGGACTGTCAATCAAACAACTTGGCGGAACGGATCCTCCCATTACGGAGTCCGAGAAGCCACACATGCGCAATACCAACCCTGTATTTTCCTATCCAACTGTTGTTTTTGGCACTATTgccaatatttttatttttttggcttttcatattatattttgcaaaaaaaatggTGTCACATTTTGTAAAGGAGAACCCTCAACCAAGCTCTACATGTCAACAATGTTTATTTAAGTTATTCTTGATCCAACTTCCACTCAAAACAAATATATCAGAAACTTATTCAAGCTTtatcaaataatataatttcaaatCAGTAGATAGGTCTCtatagtaataatataacaagCCGTACACACATGTGTATAAAAATATAGTTTGACAATACCATATGTGTAAATCAAAACAACAGTGACTAGcagtttctgttttgtgttttccaggttctATGCATAGTCCTCTGCCAGTGCGTCAAAATAGTTTGTGTCTGCATAGAGAAGGAAGCCAGAGAACAAGCTGTCAGCCCAGCCTGGGTCTGCAAATAAACCATTCTGGTCGTGGTAGAAGATCTCCATCCACACCTCATCTTCTGGGTTCAGGTACATCACAGTGGACCCAGATGCTACGTCATGGTTCCCTGTGTTGGCATCGAAGGTTTTGATGCGATACTGACCATTCTGCATCAGAGCAATGGCCAGGTGTTTGTTGGCCAGTGTAATGTCATAGGAGAAATAATAAATGCCTGGGTATGCACAGATGAACTTGCCCGTCTGTGGGTTGTAGTGTCCGCCCTCATTAAACAGGACCTTGTTGAACTTGATGGGGATGTTCTCTGTAGGGTAGCTGCTGGTGATTCCCACAGAGAAGGCCGATTTAGGCAGCAGGCTGCCACACTTGCAGATTCCTGCAGTTCCACGTGGCCCTCTTTCGCCCTTGTCCCCTTTCTCTCCGACACGGCCTGGAGGACCAAGTGGGCCCCCATCTCCGTTCTCTCCTCTAGGGCCTCGTTTCCCCGCAGGACCACGATCGCCTCGGCCTCCAATCTTACCTGTTGGGCCAACTCTGCCCTTTAACCCTGAAACAGAAGAATCATGTTGGGATCATCTATTCTGCACACTTACTGATCggttgatattttatttataggAATCATTTTCTGTCCTGCACTTGTTGAACCTGACTATTAAAGAAATAGTCAATGGAAACACAAAACCCCACCCAATGTCATGTATTAAGTCACCCTTGGAACACAGCCACCTTGACATTTgaacaacacatttttggctTGATTCATCCAAACGATCTTATATCCAGTTGACTGCATTTGCACAGTAAATACCCTGGAGCTAGGCAACACtgaatcacatactgtatgtttgtgcaaGAACAGTGGGCTATTCGGAATATGTAGTTTCATGTTCAGATGAAGGTGTGTGACTGAATTCCTGTTTCCACACATAACGGAAAACACAGGTGAATGACGTCTATTTATCACAGACAGATCAACAGTATTGCGGTTCAGACTGCAGAGATGATATCAGTGGGTTACTGGTATCATACTGTGGCTCTGCAGTCCTTC contains:
- the LOC122877295 gene encoding complement C1q tumor necrosis factor-related protein 7 isoform X2, with the translated sequence MWALMGVVCLCHCVFGQLLETKLKGAPRLICSVPGSPGLPGKPGPSGPPGADGNVGIPGRDGRDGRKGEKGEKGETGLKGRVGPTGKIGGRGDRGPAGKRGPRGENGDGGPLGPPGRVGEKGDKGERGPRGTAGICKCGSLLPKSAFSVGITSSYPTENIPIKFNKVLFNEGGHYNPQTGKFICAYPGIYYFSYDITLANKHLAIALMQNGQYRIKTFDANTGNHDVASGSTVMYLNPEDEVWMEIFYHDQNGLFADPGWADSLFSGFLLYADTNYFDALAEDYA
- the LOC122877295 gene encoding complement C1q tumor necrosis factor-related protein 7 isoform X1, encoding MNSCQLWDLKMWALMGVVCLCHCVFGQLLETKLKGAPRLICSVPGSPGLPGKPGPSGPPGADGNVGIPGRDGRDGRKGEKGEKGETGLKGRVGPTGKIGGRGDRGPAGKRGPRGENGDGGPLGPPGRVGEKGDKGERGPRGTAGICKCGSLLPKSAFSVGITSSYPTENIPIKFNKVLFNEGGHYNPQTGKFICAYPGIYYFSYDITLANKHLAIALMQNGQYRIKTFDANTGNHDVASGSTVMYLNPEDEVWMEIFYHDQNGLFADPGWADSLFSGFLLYADTNYFDALAEDYA